Proteins from a single region of Fundulus heteroclitus isolate FHET01 chromosome 12, MU-UCD_Fhet_4.1, whole genome shotgun sequence:
- the hic2 gene encoding hypermethylated in cancer 2 protein: MELPNHAKQLLLQLNQQRAKGFLCDVIIVVENALFRAHKNILAASSIYFKSLVLHDNLINLDTEMVNPSVFRQVLDFIYTGKLLSSSDQSSEQNFSALLTAASYLQLHDLAALCRKKLKRSGGKPLPGKPSTPGPLSRLRLNNQRLSSSTPAGPNNHYPPTPSDADQPQPDESLREKLSDDEMFVGSSGKAGNGGNGNSNGNLSSGASAGEPDLGLDLSKKSPHSAGTATDALSPHSNSQESPQSASVSTTNSASLDDSSTTLPGVDTCISENTELNSSKTPEESQNQSEGPPPQKKTRHAARKNEWPKKDALGLKSEDHDRPLVNGVIVGPKDGRSSGAGGGSGNSFASDQSFQCKEEEEGGENGQEHSEESGQSDGESGGGAGGGHHSANYVYRQEGFEPAFGDNLYVCIPCGKGFPSSEQLNAHVETHTEDELYIKEEGGTFVKEEDEEEAEDLSAPVGPSNFGSEMRPFKCTVCSKSYKDPATLRQHEKSHWLTRPFPCNICGKMFTQRGTMTRHMRSHLGLKPFACEECGMRFTRQYRLTEHMRVHSGEKPYECQLCGGKFTQQRNLISHLRMHTSPT, encoded by the coding sequence atGGAACTGCCAAATCATGCcaaacaactactgctgcaacTCAACCAGCAGAGAGCCAAGGGCTTCCTGTGTGATGTTATCATCGTGGTGGAGAATGCTCTCTTTCGCGCCCACAAGAACATCCTGGCTGCCAGCAGCATTTACTTCAAATCTTTGGTCCTCCACGACAACCTTATTAACCTTGACACAGAGATGGTGAACCCCTCTGTGTTCAGACAAGTTCTGGACTTTATCTATACTGGAAAGCTCCTGTCTTCGTCAGACCAGAGCAGCGAGCAGAACTTCAGTGCCCTCTTGACCGCAGCCAGCTACCTCCAGCTACATGACCTTGCTGCTCTGTGCAGAAAGAAGCTCAAGCGCAGTGGCGGGAAGCCCCTACCAGGAAAACCCTCCACGCCAGGTCCACTCAGCCGCTTACGCCTCAACAAccagcgtctttcctcttctACCCCTGCTGGTCCCAACAACCACTATCCTCCAACCCCCTCCGATGCCGACCAACCACAGCCAGACGAAAGCCTTCGGGAAAAACTGTCAGATGACGAAATGTTTGTTGGGAGCTCTGGGAAAGCCGGGAATGGGGGAAACGGCAACAGTAACGGTAATCTCAGCAGTGGGGCAAGTGCCGGGGAGCCAGATCTTGGGTTAGATCTGTCCAAGAAGAGTCCTCACTCTGCTGGCACAGCCACTGACGCCCTCAGCCCGCACAGCAACTCCCAAGAGTCCCCCCAATCTGCCTCAGTATCCACAACCAACAGTGCCTCGCTGGATGACTCCTCGACCACCCTGCCAGGTGTGGACACGTGCATCTCAGAGAACACGGAGCTTAACTCCTCCAAAACGCCAGAGGAATCCCAAAACCAGTCCGAGGGCCCGCCACCTCAGAAAAAGACCCGACATGCTGCTCGTAAGAATGAATGGCCCAAAAAAGACGCGTTAGGGTTGAAGTCTGAGGACCATGACAGGCCTCTGGTTAACGGAGTGATTGTAGGTCCTAAAGATGGCCGCTCCTCTGGTGCCGGCGGAGGCAGTGGTAACAGCTTTGCGTCTGACCAGTCCTTCCAGTgtaaagaggaggaggaaggaggagagaaCGGCCAGGAGCACAGTGAAGAAAGTGGCCAGAGTGATGGAGAgagtggaggaggagcaggagggggACACCACAGCGCCAACTATGTGTACCGACAGGAAGGTTTTGAGCCAGCGTTTGGAGACAACCTCTATGTGTGCATTCCCTGTGGTAAGGGCTTCCCCAGCTCTGAGCAGCTCAACGCTCATGTGGAAACCCACACTGAAGATGAGCTCTACATCAAGGAAGAGGGAGGGACCTTTgtgaaggaggaggatgaggaggaggcagaggaccTCTCAGCCCCTGTAGGTCCCTCCAACTTCGGCTCCGAAATGCGTCCGTTCAAGTGCACCGTGTGCAGCAAGAGCTACAAAGACCCCGCAACTCTGAGGCAGCACGAAAAGAGCCACTGGCTGACCAGGCCCTTTCCCTGCAACATCTGCGGCAAAATGTTCACCCAGCGGGGGACCATGACGCGCCACATGCGCAGCCACCTGGGCCTCAAGCCGTTCGCGTGCGAAGAGTGCGGCATGCGCTTCACGCGGCAGTACCGCCTAACCGAGCACATGCGAGTCCACTCCGGGGAGAAGCCGTACGAATGCCAGCTGTGCGGCGGGAAGTTCACCCAGCAGCGCAACCTCATCAGTCACCTGAGAATGCACACCTCACCGACTTAG